One Spinacia oleracea cultivar Varoflay chromosome 4, BTI_SOV_V1, whole genome shotgun sequence DNA segment encodes these proteins:
- the LOC110781838 gene encoding protein CLP1 homolog isoform X3, whose product MEKQRTEKILKKIMEKKRTEKRRTEKISKKNRKENGEEQRSSRKNKKLKEKIEKRKKKREIEREIEHTWKFENFRRDGGWWLEQIRQQQGPRVIVVGPTDCGKSALSRMLLSWAAKQGWKPTFVDLDIGQGSITVPGSIAATPIEMPIDPVEGIPLEMPLVYFYGHTTPTANVDLYKLAVKELAQTLEKQFSGNSESRAAGMVINTMGWIEGVGYENPFSLQLLLQAIDMFNADVVLVLGQEKLCSMLKDVLKSKTKVDVVKLQKSGGVVSRTQKYRQKSRGYRIREYFYGLANDLSPHSNIANFNDLSVYRIGGGPQAPRSALPIGAEPAADPTRVVPVNISQDLLHGVLAVSFAKDPEDIISSNVAGFIYVTDVDVQRRKLTYLAPSAGELPSKILILGTLAWVET is encoded by the exons atggagaaacAAAGAACAGAgaagattttgaaaaaaattatgGAGAAGAAAAGAACAGAGAAGCGAAGAACAGAGAAGATttcgaaaaaaaatagaaaagaaaatgGGGAAGAACAGAGAAGTAgtcgaaaaaataaaaaattgaaagagaaaatcgaaaagaggaaaaaaaaaagagaaattgaAAGAGAAATTGAACATACATGGAAATTCGAAAACTTCCGGCGAGATGGTGGCTGGTGGCTGGAGCAAATCCGGCAGCAACAA GGTCCCAGGGTTATTGTGGTGGGTCCCACTGATTGTGGAAAGAGTGCTTTGTCAAGGATGCTTCTTAGTTGGGCAGCCAAACAGGGTTGGAAGCCTACTTTTGTGGACTTGGATATAGGCCAGGGAAGTATAACAGTACCTGGGTCCATTGCAGCTACTCCAATTGAGATGCCCATTGATCCAGTTGAAGGAATTCCTCTTGAAATGCCTTTGGTTTACTTCTATGGACACACAACTCCTAC TGCTAATGTAGATTTGTATAAATTAGCTGTGAAAGAACTTGCCCAAAcacttgaaaaacaattttctgGTAATAGTGAATCACGAGCTGCTGGCATGGTGATCAATACAATGGGTTGGATAGAAGGAGTAGGCTATGAG AATCCTTTTTCCTTGCAGCTGCTTCTCCAGGCTATTGATATGTTTAATGCAGATGTTGTATTGGTTTTGGGCCAG GAAAAGCTTTGTAGTATGCTTAAAGATGTGCTGAAGAGCAAGACCAAGGTTGATGTAGTTAAACTACAAAAGTCCGGTGGTGTTGTCTCCCGAACACAAAAATACCGTCAGAAATCTAGGGGCTACAGGATAAGG GAATATTTCTATGGCCTGGCAAATGATCTCTCACCTCATTCCAACATTGCTAATTTCAATGACTTGTCTGTTTACCGAATTGGTGGTGGACCTCAAGCACCACGTTCAGCTCTGCCGATTGGTGCAGAGCCTGCTGCAGACCCTACTAGGGTAGTTCCTGTTAACATCAGCCAGGACTTGCTTCATGGCGTGCTTGCTGTTTCATTTGCCAAGGACCCGGAAGACATTATTTCTAG TAATGTTGCTGGGTTTATTTATGTTACTGATGTTGATGTCCAAAG GAGAAAATTAACTTACCTTGCACCATCAGCAGGAGAATTGCCAagcaaaattttgatattggggac
- the LOC110781838 gene encoding protein CLP1 homolog isoform X4 translates to MDGGSDTSDYVADETPMVSYINVHAILEARRNRAKASSPDDAESQGPRVIVVGPTDCGKSALSRMLLSWAAKQGWKPTFVDLDIGQGSITVPGSIAATPIEMPIDPVEGIPLEMPLVYFYGHTTPTANVDLYKLAVKELAQTLEKQFSGNSESRAAGMVINTMGWIEGVGYENPFSLQLLLQAIDMFNADVVLVLGQEKLCSMLKDVLKSKTKVDVVKLQKSGGVVSRTQKYRQKSRGYRIREYFYGLANDLSPHSNIANFNDLSVYRIGGGPQAPRSALPIGAEPAADPTRVVPVNISQDLLHGVLAVSFAKDPEDIISSNVAGFIYVTDVDVQRRKLTYLAPSAGELPSKILILGTLAWVET, encoded by the exons ATGGATGGCGGGTCTGATACGTCTGATTATGTTGCAGATGAG ACGCCAATGGTTAGCTATATAAATGTTCATGCCATACTAGAAGCTCGGAGGAATAGAGCTAAAGCATCTTCTCCCGATGATGCTGAGTCTCAG GGTCCCAGGGTTATTGTGGTGGGTCCCACTGATTGTGGAAAGAGTGCTTTGTCAAGGATGCTTCTTAGTTGGGCAGCCAAACAGGGTTGGAAGCCTACTTTTGTGGACTTGGATATAGGCCAGGGAAGTATAACAGTACCTGGGTCCATTGCAGCTACTCCAATTGAGATGCCCATTGATCCAGTTGAAGGAATTCCTCTTGAAATGCCTTTGGTTTACTTCTATGGACACACAACTCCTAC TGCTAATGTAGATTTGTATAAATTAGCTGTGAAAGAACTTGCCCAAAcacttgaaaaacaattttctgGTAATAGTGAATCACGAGCTGCTGGCATGGTGATCAATACAATGGGTTGGATAGAAGGAGTAGGCTATGAG AATCCTTTTTCCTTGCAGCTGCTTCTCCAGGCTATTGATATGTTTAATGCAGATGTTGTATTGGTTTTGGGCCAG GAAAAGCTTTGTAGTATGCTTAAAGATGTGCTGAAGAGCAAGACCAAGGTTGATGTAGTTAAACTACAAAAGTCCGGTGGTGTTGTCTCCCGAACACAAAAATACCGTCAGAAATCTAGGGGCTACAGGATAAGG GAATATTTCTATGGCCTGGCAAATGATCTCTCACCTCATTCCAACATTGCTAATTTCAATGACTTGTCTGTTTACCGAATTGGTGGTGGACCTCAAGCACCACGTTCAGCTCTGCCGATTGGTGCAGAGCCTGCTGCAGACCCTACTAGGGTAGTTCCTGTTAACATCAGCCAGGACTTGCTTCATGGCGTGCTTGCTGTTTCATTTGCCAAGGACCCGGAAGACATTATTTCTAG TAATGTTGCTGGGTTTATTTATGTTACTGATGTTGATGTCCAAAG GAGAAAATTAACTTACCTTGCACCATCAGCAGGAGAATTGCCAagcaaaattttgatattggggac
- the LOC110781838 gene encoding protein CLP1 homolog isoform X2 yields the protein MAATTTTARQVKLERECELRIEVGENSPLRLRLLNGNAEIFGTEIPPEIWLNFPPRLKFAIFTWHGATIEMDGGSDTSDYVADETPMVSYINVHAILEARRNRAKASSPDDAESQGPRVIVVGPTDCGKSALSRMLLSWAAKQGWKPTFVDLDIGQGSITVPGSIAATPIEMPIDPVEGIPLEMPLVYFYGHTTPTANVDLYKLAVKELAQTLEKQFSGNSESRAAGMVINTMGWIEGVGYELLLQAIDMFNADVVLVLGQEKLCSMLKDVLKSKTKVDVVKLQKSGGVVSRTQKYRQKSRGYRIREYFYGLANDLSPHSNIANFNDLSVYRIGGGPQAPRSALPIGAEPAADPTRVVPVNISQDLLHGVLAVSFAKDPEDIISSNVAGFIYVTDVDVQRRKLTYLAPSAGELPSKILILGTLAWVET from the exons ATGGCGGCTACTACTACAACAGCAAGGCAAGTGAAATTGGAGAGAGAGTGTGAGTTGCGAATTGAGGTTGGTGAGAATTCGCCTCTTCGCCTTCGCTTGCTGAATGGCAATGCAGAAATATTTGGGACAGAAATTCCTCCCGAAATTTGGCTCAATTTTCCTCCCCGTCTCAAATTCGCG ATTTTTACCTGGCATGGAGCCACAATCGAAATGGATGGCGGGTCTGATACGTCTGATTATGTTGCAGATGAG ACGCCAATGGTTAGCTATATAAATGTTCATGCCATACTAGAAGCTCGGAGGAATAGAGCTAAAGCATCTTCTCCCGATGATGCTGAGTCTCAG GGTCCCAGGGTTATTGTGGTGGGTCCCACTGATTGTGGAAAGAGTGCTTTGTCAAGGATGCTTCTTAGTTGGGCAGCCAAACAGGGTTGGAAGCCTACTTTTGTGGACTTGGATATAGGCCAGGGAAGTATAACAGTACCTGGGTCCATTGCAGCTACTCCAATTGAGATGCCCATTGATCCAGTTGAAGGAATTCCTCTTGAAATGCCTTTGGTTTACTTCTATGGACACACAACTCCTAC TGCTAATGTAGATTTGTATAAATTAGCTGTGAAAGAACTTGCCCAAAcacttgaaaaacaattttctgGTAATAGTGAATCACGAGCTGCTGGCATGGTGATCAATACAATGGGTTGGATAGAAGGAGTAGGCTATGAG CTGCTTCTCCAGGCTATTGATATGTTTAATGCAGATGTTGTATTGGTTTTGGGCCAG GAAAAGCTTTGTAGTATGCTTAAAGATGTGCTGAAGAGCAAGACCAAGGTTGATGTAGTTAAACTACAAAAGTCCGGTGGTGTTGTCTCCCGAACACAAAAATACCGTCAGAAATCTAGGGGCTACAGGATAAGG GAATATTTCTATGGCCTGGCAAATGATCTCTCACCTCATTCCAACATTGCTAATTTCAATGACTTGTCTGTTTACCGAATTGGTGGTGGACCTCAAGCACCACGTTCAGCTCTGCCGATTGGTGCAGAGCCTGCTGCAGACCCTACTAGGGTAGTTCCTGTTAACATCAGCCAGGACTTGCTTCATGGCGTGCTTGCTGTTTCATTTGCCAAGGACCCGGAAGACATTATTTCTAG TAATGTTGCTGGGTTTATTTATGTTACTGATGTTGATGTCCAAAG GAGAAAATTAACTTACCTTGCACCATCAGCAGGAGAATTGCCAagcaaaattttgatattggggac
- the LOC110781838 gene encoding protein CLP1 homolog isoform X1, translating into MAATTTTARQVKLERECELRIEVGENSPLRLRLLNGNAEIFGTEIPPEIWLNFPPRLKFAIFTWHGATIEMDGGSDTSDYVADETPMVSYINVHAILEARRNRAKASSPDDAESQGPRVIVVGPTDCGKSALSRMLLSWAAKQGWKPTFVDLDIGQGSITVPGSIAATPIEMPIDPVEGIPLEMPLVYFYGHTTPTANVDLYKLAVKELAQTLEKQFSGNSESRAAGMVINTMGWIEGVGYENPFSLQLLLQAIDMFNADVVLVLGQEKLCSMLKDVLKSKTKVDVVKLQKSGGVVSRTQKYRQKSRGYRIREYFYGLANDLSPHSNIANFNDLSVYRIGGGPQAPRSALPIGAEPAADPTRVVPVNISQDLLHGVLAVSFAKDPEDIISSNVAGFIYVTDVDVQRRKLTYLAPSAGELPSKILILGTLAWVET; encoded by the exons ATGGCGGCTACTACTACAACAGCAAGGCAAGTGAAATTGGAGAGAGAGTGTGAGTTGCGAATTGAGGTTGGTGAGAATTCGCCTCTTCGCCTTCGCTTGCTGAATGGCAATGCAGAAATATTTGGGACAGAAATTCCTCCCGAAATTTGGCTCAATTTTCCTCCCCGTCTCAAATTCGCG ATTTTTACCTGGCATGGAGCCACAATCGAAATGGATGGCGGGTCTGATACGTCTGATTATGTTGCAGATGAG ACGCCAATGGTTAGCTATATAAATGTTCATGCCATACTAGAAGCTCGGAGGAATAGAGCTAAAGCATCTTCTCCCGATGATGCTGAGTCTCAG GGTCCCAGGGTTATTGTGGTGGGTCCCACTGATTGTGGAAAGAGTGCTTTGTCAAGGATGCTTCTTAGTTGGGCAGCCAAACAGGGTTGGAAGCCTACTTTTGTGGACTTGGATATAGGCCAGGGAAGTATAACAGTACCTGGGTCCATTGCAGCTACTCCAATTGAGATGCCCATTGATCCAGTTGAAGGAATTCCTCTTGAAATGCCTTTGGTTTACTTCTATGGACACACAACTCCTAC TGCTAATGTAGATTTGTATAAATTAGCTGTGAAAGAACTTGCCCAAAcacttgaaaaacaattttctgGTAATAGTGAATCACGAGCTGCTGGCATGGTGATCAATACAATGGGTTGGATAGAAGGAGTAGGCTATGAG AATCCTTTTTCCTTGCAGCTGCTTCTCCAGGCTATTGATATGTTTAATGCAGATGTTGTATTGGTTTTGGGCCAG GAAAAGCTTTGTAGTATGCTTAAAGATGTGCTGAAGAGCAAGACCAAGGTTGATGTAGTTAAACTACAAAAGTCCGGTGGTGTTGTCTCCCGAACACAAAAATACCGTCAGAAATCTAGGGGCTACAGGATAAGG GAATATTTCTATGGCCTGGCAAATGATCTCTCACCTCATTCCAACATTGCTAATTTCAATGACTTGTCTGTTTACCGAATTGGTGGTGGACCTCAAGCACCACGTTCAGCTCTGCCGATTGGTGCAGAGCCTGCTGCAGACCCTACTAGGGTAGTTCCTGTTAACATCAGCCAGGACTTGCTTCATGGCGTGCTTGCTGTTTCATTTGCCAAGGACCCGGAAGACATTATTTCTAG TAATGTTGCTGGGTTTATTTATGTTACTGATGTTGATGTCCAAAG GAGAAAATTAACTTACCTTGCACCATCAGCAGGAGAATTGCCAagcaaaattttgatattggggac